A single region of the Nocardioides aurantiacus genome encodes:
- a CDS encoding AMP-binding protein, whose translation MPSFDKLGKQALRQTRMLKVMATSGVIRPYGPRKLLGIATTLQKRGIGFAGGMGALAVRSGDEIGLVDELGELTWREVDERATRLARGLHGVGVSEGDSVAVLCRNHRYFVDVSTALSKLGADILYLNTAFSAPQLGEVCAREKPVAIVFDDEFTELVDKSEVDLTRVVAWHDGEPDGSSTLVEDLIEGAGTDEVAVPGHTTRPVILTSGTTGTPKGAPRDEAGIDGAVALLSRMPLRTGGRTYIAAPLFHTWGWAHLNLAMLLGSTLVLRRKFDPAEALQTLREQECDAMVVIPVMMQRILKLPESERSGDWSFLKVVAASGSALPGDLATEWMDAFGENLYNTYGSTEVAWATIAQPQDMRDAPGTAGKPPYNTVVKIYDEDGNPVEQGDSGRIFVGNTMLFGGYTGDTDEKKDMVDGLMSSGDVGRFDDQGRLFVEGRDDEMIVSGGENVFPQEVEDCLSRHEAVSDVAAIGVDDDDYGTRLRAFVVTSGDVDEETLKGHVKENLARYKVPREIVFLDELPRNATGKILKKDLKDYDAEGNPGAGSGQDSGQDSGEDSGQDSDEARGDDEQAS comes from the coding sequence ATGCCCTCGTTCGACAAGCTCGGCAAGCAGGCACTACGTCAGACCCGGATGCTCAAGGTGATGGCCACGAGCGGGGTGATCCGGCCCTACGGCCCCCGCAAGCTGCTCGGCATCGCCACCACGCTCCAGAAGCGCGGCATCGGCTTCGCGGGCGGCATGGGGGCGCTCGCCGTCCGCAGCGGTGACGAGATCGGTCTCGTCGACGAGCTCGGCGAGCTGACCTGGCGCGAGGTCGACGAGCGCGCCACCCGGCTGGCCCGGGGGCTGCACGGCGTCGGCGTCTCCGAGGGCGACAGCGTCGCGGTGCTGTGCCGCAACCACCGCTACTTCGTCGACGTCTCGACCGCGCTGTCCAAGCTCGGTGCCGACATCCTCTACCTCAACACCGCCTTCTCCGCCCCGCAGCTCGGCGAGGTGTGCGCGCGGGAGAAGCCGGTCGCGATCGTCTTCGACGACGAGTTCACCGAGCTGGTCGACAAGTCCGAGGTCGACCTCACCCGCGTGGTGGCCTGGCACGACGGCGAGCCCGACGGCTCCAGCACCCTGGTCGAGGACCTGATCGAGGGCGCCGGCACCGACGAGGTCGCCGTGCCCGGGCACACCACCCGCCCGGTGATCCTCACCTCCGGCACCACCGGCACCCCCAAGGGCGCGCCCCGCGACGAGGCCGGCATCGACGGAGCCGTGGCGCTGCTGTCGCGGATGCCCCTGAGGACCGGTGGTCGCACCTACATCGCCGCCCCGCTGTTCCACACCTGGGGCTGGGCCCACCTCAACCTCGCGATGCTGCTCGGCTCCACGCTGGTGCTGCGCCGCAAGTTCGACCCTGCCGAGGCGCTGCAGACGCTGCGCGAGCAGGAGTGCGACGCGATGGTCGTGATCCCGGTGATGATGCAGCGCATCCTCAAGCTGCCCGAGTCCGAGCGCAGCGGCGACTGGTCCTTCCTCAAGGTGGTCGCCGCCTCCGGCTCCGCGCTCCCGGGCGACCTGGCCACGGAGTGGATGGACGCCTTCGGGGAGAACCTCTACAACACCTACGGCTCGACCGAGGTCGCCTGGGCCACCATCGCCCAGCCCCAGGACATGCGTGACGCCCCGGGGACGGCCGGCAAGCCGCCGTACAACACCGTGGTGAAGATCTACGACGAGGACGGCAACCCCGTCGAGCAGGGTGACTCGGGCCGGATCTTCGTCGGCAACACGATGCTCTTCGGCGGCTACACCGGCGACACCGACGAGAAGAAGGACATGGTCGACGGCCTGATGTCGAGCGGCGACGTCGGTCGCTTCGACGACCAGGGCCGGCTCTTCGTGGAGGGTCGCGACGACGAGATGATCGTCTCGGGCGGCGAGAACGTCTTCCCGCAGGAGGTCGAGGACTGCCTCTCGCGCCACGAGGCGGTCTCCGACGTGGCGGCCATCGGCGTCGACGACGACGACTACGGCACGCGGTTGCGCGCCTTCGTGGTGACCAGCGGCGACGTCGACGAGGAGACCCTCAAGGGTCACGTCAAGGAGAACCTCGCCCGCTACAAGGTGCCCCGCGAGATCGTCTTCCTCGACGAGCTGCCCCGCAACGCCACCGGCAAGATCCTCAAGAAGGACCTCAAGGACTACGACGCCGAGGGCAACCCCGGCGCCGGGTCCGGGCAGGACTCCGGGCAGGACTCCGGGGAGGACTCCGGGCAGGACTCCGACGAGGCTCGCGGCGACGACGAGCAGGCCTCCTGA
- the aceE gene encoding pyruvate dehydrogenase (acetyl-transferring), homodimeric type has translation MPAQAPTPQASAPRASVIHEGLPTQLPDIDPDETQDWLDSFDAMLGDRGRDRARYVMLRLLERAREGSVGVPALRSTDYINTIPPEREPWFPGDEDIERRIRAFIRWNAAVTVSDANRPGLEVGGHIATYQSSASLYEVGFNHFFRGHDHPGGGDQVYIQGHGSPGVYARAYLEGRLTEQQLLHFRQEVQHGIGKGLPSYPHPRLMPDFWEFPTVSMGLTGINSIYQARFNRYLQNRGIKDTSQQSVWAFLGDGEMAEPESLGAITVAAREELDNLTWVINCNLQQLDGPVRGNGKIIQELESNFRGAGWNVIKVIWGREWDDLLARDVDGVLVNAMNSTPDGQFQTYSVEDGAYNREHFFGRDPRLKKMVEHMTDKQIEKLPRGGHDYRKVYAAFEAAAKHAGQPTVILAHTVKGWTIEGLEGKNASHQMKKLKLDDLKKFRDRLYLPMSDKELTAAYEADGTAPFFHPGKDSDEIQYMLERRRQLGGSIPRRVIRAKELKVPGDESYKELKAGSGKSKVATTMAVVRLLRDWMKDKEIGKRIVPIAPDEYRTFGMDSMFPSAKVYNPFGQRYESVDRKLLLKWREDVDGQLLHEGISEAGAMASATAAGSSYSTHGEVMIPFYIFYSMFGFQRTGDSIWAMADQLARGFLIGATAGRTTLTGEGLQHADGHSPLLAATNPAVVHYDPATSYEVAHIMQDGLRRMYTSSEEHPHGEDVIFYMTVYNEPVSQPKEPEDLDLEGLLKGIYKFNDAPEVSGDREAPRAQLLASGIGFPWVLKAQQLLAEEWGVAADVWSVTSWNELAREAVDCERWSLNHPGEKARDAYVTTKLEGAIGPVVAVSDYMRAVPMQIAHWVPEDYHVLGTDGFGFADTRPAARRYFQVDAESVVVATLRALAQRGEVKPELVTEAFEKYRIDDPTAVSDVAQEGGDA, from the coding sequence GTGCCGGCCCAGGCCCCCACCCCGCAGGCCTCCGCACCCCGCGCCTCCGTCATCCACGAGGGACTGCCCACGCAGCTCCCCGACATCGATCCCGACGAGACCCAGGACTGGCTGGACTCGTTCGACGCGATGCTCGGCGACCGCGGTCGCGACCGGGCGCGCTACGTGATGCTGCGGCTCCTGGAGCGGGCCCGTGAGGGCTCCGTGGGGGTGCCGGCGCTGCGCAGCACCGACTACATCAACACGATCCCGCCCGAGCGGGAGCCGTGGTTCCCCGGCGACGAGGACATCGAGCGCCGGATCCGCGCGTTCATCCGCTGGAACGCCGCCGTCACCGTCTCCGACGCCAACCGCCCCGGCCTCGAGGTCGGCGGCCACATCGCGACCTACCAGTCCTCCGCCTCGCTCTACGAGGTCGGCTTCAACCACTTCTTCCGCGGCCACGACCACCCCGGTGGCGGCGACCAGGTCTACATCCAGGGCCACGGCTCGCCGGGCGTCTACGCCCGCGCCTACCTCGAGGGCCGGCTGACCGAGCAGCAGCTGCTCCACTTCCGCCAGGAGGTGCAGCACGGCATCGGCAAGGGCCTGCCGTCCTACCCCCACCCGCGCCTGATGCCGGACTTCTGGGAGTTCCCCACCGTCTCGATGGGCCTCACCGGCATCAACTCGATCTACCAGGCGCGCTTCAACCGCTACCTGCAGAACCGCGGCATCAAGGACACCTCGCAGCAGTCGGTCTGGGCCTTCCTCGGCGACGGCGAGATGGCCGAGCCCGAGTCGCTGGGCGCGATCACCGTCGCCGCCCGCGAGGAGCTCGACAACCTGACCTGGGTCATCAACTGCAACCTGCAGCAGCTCGACGGTCCGGTGCGCGGCAACGGCAAGATCATCCAGGAGCTGGAGTCCAACTTCCGCGGCGCCGGCTGGAACGTCATCAAGGTGATCTGGGGCCGCGAGTGGGACGACCTGCTCGCCCGCGACGTCGACGGCGTGCTCGTCAACGCGATGAACAGCACCCCCGACGGCCAGTTCCAGACCTACTCGGTCGAGGACGGCGCCTACAACCGCGAGCACTTCTTCGGCCGCGACCCGCGCCTGAAGAAGATGGTCGAGCACATGACCGACAAGCAGATCGAGAAGCTGCCGCGCGGTGGTCACGACTACCGCAAGGTGTACGCCGCCTTCGAGGCCGCCGCCAAGCACGCCGGCCAGCCGACCGTGATCCTGGCCCACACCGTCAAGGGCTGGACCATCGAGGGGCTGGAGGGCAAGAACGCCAGCCACCAGATGAAGAAGCTCAAGCTCGACGACCTCAAGAAGTTCCGCGACCGGCTCTACCTGCCGATGTCGGACAAGGAGCTGACCGCGGCCTACGAGGCCGACGGCACCGCGCCGTTCTTCCACCCGGGCAAGGACTCCGACGAGATCCAGTACATGCTCGAGCGGCGCCGCCAGCTCGGTGGCTCGATCCCCCGCCGGGTGATCCGCGCCAAGGAGCTCAAGGTCCCCGGGGACGAGAGCTACAAGGAGCTCAAGGCCGGGTCGGGCAAGTCGAAGGTCGCGACCACGATGGCCGTCGTGCGCCTGCTGCGCGACTGGATGAAGGACAAGGAGATCGGCAAGCGCATCGTGCCGATCGCCCCCGACGAGTACCGCACCTTCGGCATGGACTCGATGTTCCCGAGCGCGAAGGTCTACAACCCCTTCGGCCAGCGCTACGAGTCGGTCGACCGCAAGCTGCTGCTGAAGTGGCGCGAGGACGTCGACGGCCAGCTGCTCCACGAGGGCATCTCCGAGGCGGGCGCGATGGCCTCGGCCACGGCCGCCGGCTCGTCGTACTCCACGCACGGCGAGGTGATGATCCCGTTCTACATCTTCTACTCGATGTTCGGGTTCCAGCGCACCGGCGACTCGATCTGGGCGATGGCCGACCAGCTGGCCCGCGGCTTCCTCATCGGCGCCACGGCCGGCCGTACGACGCTCACCGGTGAGGGCCTGCAGCACGCCGACGGCCACTCGCCGCTGCTCGCGGCGACCAACCCGGCCGTCGTGCACTACGACCCGGCCACCTCCTACGAGGTCGCGCACATCATGCAGGACGGCCTGCGCCGGATGTACACCTCCAGCGAGGAGCACCCGCACGGCGAGGACGTCATCTTCTACATGACCGTCTACAACGAGCCGGTGAGCCAGCCCAAGGAGCCCGAGGACCTCGACCTCGAGGGTCTGCTCAAGGGCATCTACAAGTTCAACGACGCCCCCGAGGTCTCGGGCGACCGCGAGGCCCCGCGGGCCCAGCTGCTCGCCTCGGGCATCGGCTTCCCGTGGGTGCTCAAGGCCCAGCAGCTGCTCGCCGAAGAGTGGGGCGTGGCCGCCGACGTGTGGTCGGTGACCTCGTGGAACGAGCTGGCCCGCGAGGCGGTCGACTGCGAGCGCTGGTCGCTGAACCACCCCGGCGAGAAGGCCCGCGACGCCTACGTCACCACCAAGCTCGAGGGGGCCATCGGCCCCGTCGTCGCGGTCAGCGACTACATGCGCGCGGTGCCGATGCAGATCGCCCACTGGGTGCCCGAGGACTACCACGTGCTCGGCACCGACGGGTTCGGCTTCGCCGACACCCGCCCGGCCGCCCGTCGCTACTTCCAGGTCGACGCCGAGAGCGTCGTCGTGGCCACCCTGCGGGCCCTGGCCCAGCGCGGCGAGGTCAAGCCGGAGCTGGTGACCGAGGCGTTCGAGAAGTACCGCATCGACGACCCGACCGCCGTCTCCGACGTCGCCCAGGAGGGCGGGGACGCCTGA
- a CDS encoding DUF3052 domain-containing protein, translating into MSPSTGGDVALGDRLGLKPGTVVQELGWDEDVDDDVRRAIEDAIDADMVDGDHGDVVDAVVLWWRDDDGDLVDALVDSLTDLVGGGAIWLLSPKVGRPGAVDPADVAESAPIAGLSTTTTVAVGREWTGTRLVAPKSR; encoded by the coding sequence GTGAGCCCGAGCACAGGGGGCGACGTAGCGCTGGGCGACCGGTTGGGTCTGAAGCCCGGCACGGTCGTGCAGGAGCTCGGCTGGGACGAGGACGTCGACGACGACGTACGACGGGCGATCGAGGACGCCATCGACGCCGACATGGTGGACGGCGACCACGGTGACGTCGTGGACGCCGTCGTGCTGTGGTGGCGCGACGACGACGGCGACCTGGTCGACGCGCTCGTGGACTCCCTCACCGACCTCGTGGGCGGCGGCGCGATCTGGCTGCTGTCCCCCAAGGTGGGCCGTCCCGGGGCGGTGGATCCGGCGGATGTCGCCGAATCCGCTCCGATCGCGGGACTTTCCACCACCACGACCGTTGCTGTGGGTAGAGAGTGGACGGGCACCCGTTTGGTGGCGCCCAAGAGCCGCTGA
- a CDS encoding flotillin family protein has protein sequence MPGYLIPVLGFVALLVLLVLLVTSRYKVAGPNQAFIVTGRKGKAVLNPETGALSTDLSGQKVILGGGTFVIPFVQKLATLDLSSRRISVQIRGAVSGQGIKLNVEGVAIVKVGGNADQIRLAAQRFLSQQQDVEAFTQEVLAGALRSIVGGLTVEQIIRDRAAFAQRVADESENSLTGQGLILDTFQIQDVTDDGSYLADLGRPEAARIGQAASIAEANARQAAEQARIKAEEEIAISQRTLALKQAEIKAETDAASAQAAAAGPLRQADRDQAILLEQEKVAVRQAALTERQLETQVRKPADAARYKVEQEAEANRTAEIAGAEARKAASIAAAQAKAEEARLSGEAEKSRRTALAEAEAIEGLKRGEAERSRRVAEAEATRAEGEAQAASTLAVGQAEAEAMDKRAEAFAHYNDAAVLQMLIEVLPQVAREVAAPIAAIDQLTVVSTDGAGAIPKQVTENVVETLSMLKTSTGLDLEALIKRTVENAVTKDGPPSVE, from the coding sequence GTGCCCGGTTACCTGATCCCCGTGCTCGGCTTCGTCGCCCTGCTGGTCCTGCTCGTGCTGCTCGTCACCAGCCGCTACAAGGTGGCCGGGCCCAACCAGGCCTTCATCGTCACCGGGCGCAAGGGCAAGGCGGTGCTCAACCCCGAGACCGGCGCGCTGTCGACCGACCTGTCCGGCCAGAAGGTCATCCTCGGCGGCGGCACCTTCGTGATCCCGTTCGTGCAGAAGCTCGCCACGCTCGACCTGTCGAGCCGGCGGATCTCGGTGCAGATCCGTGGCGCCGTCTCCGGGCAGGGCATCAAGCTCAACGTCGAGGGCGTGGCCATCGTCAAGGTCGGCGGCAACGCCGACCAGATCCGGCTGGCCGCGCAGCGGTTCCTCTCCCAGCAGCAGGACGTCGAGGCGTTCACCCAGGAGGTGCTGGCCGGCGCGCTGCGCTCGATCGTCGGCGGGCTGACGGTCGAGCAGATCATCCGCGACCGCGCCGCCTTCGCGCAGCGCGTGGCCGACGAGTCGGAGAACTCCCTCACCGGCCAGGGCCTGATCCTCGACACCTTCCAGATCCAGGACGTCACCGACGACGGCAGCTACCTCGCCGACCTCGGCCGCCCCGAGGCCGCGCGCATCGGCCAGGCCGCGTCCATCGCCGAGGCCAACGCCCGCCAGGCGGCCGAGCAGGCGCGCATCAAGGCCGAGGAGGAGATCGCGATCTCCCAGCGGACGCTGGCGTTGAAGCAGGCCGAGATCAAGGCCGAGACCGACGCGGCCTCGGCACAGGCCGCGGCCGCCGGGCCGCTGCGGCAGGCCGACCGCGACCAGGCGATCCTGCTCGAGCAGGAGAAGGTCGCGGTGCGTCAGGCCGCGCTGACCGAGCGGCAGCTCGAGACCCAGGTGCGCAAGCCCGCCGACGCCGCGCGCTACAAGGTGGAGCAGGAGGCCGAGGCCAACCGCACCGCCGAGATCGCCGGTGCCGAGGCCCGCAAGGCCGCCTCCATCGCCGCCGCGCAGGCCAAGGCCGAGGAGGCCCGCCTGTCCGGCGAGGCGGAGAAGTCACGGCGTACGGCGCTCGCCGAGGCCGAGGCCATCGAGGGCCTCAAGCGCGGCGAGGCCGAGCGCTCCCGCCGTGTCGCCGAGGCCGAGGCCACCCGGGCCGAGGGCGAGGCGCAGGCCGCGTCCACGCTGGCCGTCGGCCAGGCCGAGGCCGAGGCGATGGACAAGCGCGCCGAGGCGTTCGCGCACTACAACGACGCCGCGGTGCTGCAGATGCTGATCGAGGTGCTGCCCCAGGTGGCGCGCGAGGTCGCCGCCCCGATCGCCGCGATCGACCAGCTGACGGTGGTCTCCACCGACGGCGCAGGCGCGATCCCCAAGCAGGTCACCGAGAACGTCGTCGAGACGCTGTCGATGCTCAAGACCTCGACCGGTCTCGACCTCGAGGCGCTCATCAAGCGCACCGTGGAGAACGCCGTCACCAAGGACGGCCCGCCGTCGGTGGAGTGA
- a CDS encoding peroxiredoxin, whose translation MTLAIGEPAPDFTLTDQHGQDVTLSEHARGKAALVVFYPFAFSGVCTGELTGLRDRLGDFETPGSTLLAISCDPLYAQRALADRDGIFFPLLSDFWPHGEVSSAYGVLDQRSGGPTRSSFVVDRDGVVRWHVHHPRGRARDLDEHARQLAAVV comes from the coding sequence ATGACCCTGGCCATCGGTGAGCCCGCGCCCGACTTCACCCTGACCGACCAGCACGGCCAGGACGTCACGCTGTCCGAGCACGCCCGCGGCAAGGCGGCGCTGGTCGTGTTCTACCCGTTCGCGTTCAGCGGTGTCTGCACCGGCGAGCTCACCGGCCTGCGCGACCGGCTGGGTGACTTCGAGACGCCGGGCTCGACGCTGCTCGCGATCAGCTGCGACCCGCTGTACGCCCAGAGGGCGCTCGCGGACCGCGACGGGATCTTCTTCCCGCTGCTCAGCGACTTCTGGCCGCACGGCGAGGTGTCCTCGGCGTACGGCGTCCTCGACCAGCGCTCGGGCGGCCCGACCCGCTCGTCCTTCGTGGTCGACCGCGACGGTGTGGTGCGGTGGCACGTACACCACCCCCGCGGTCGCGCGCGTGATCTCGACGAGCACGCCCGGCAACTGGCCGCAGTGGTCTAG
- a CDS encoding HNH endonuclease signature motif containing protein, translated as MTAAPRSQKARLIDAAWEARADEHEAQLRQLRLALQWALLHPAPVDADGVVDHAGWGELRLVGDPAPITPLAGEGAPLVAPEAPVELAAALGVPALHAQQLIADALELAFRLPRLWTLLGKATLLTGPRVWQARLISRETHDLSLDAALHADRLICAVPDRIGLVDARRLAHEARLHADPDRAVAEEDDALAKRGVWLHRDGAAPATTEVVMTLDTPDAQLLDQSVTRIVADLEQLGDTDPLDVRRARAVGVLADPQHALDLMSGRPDAALSPGGTGSLDLVVHLTPADLTDQPGVASVEGLGAVSTGLLADWLARHRLAGGRVSVRAVVDLADTRTVDAHDPPPLLREQVLLRDAHCVFPGCRTDSRRCDLDHIQPYLDPAHGGPPAQTTAPNLAPLCRRHHHAKTHGGWTYERRGDGSRATYEWTSPTGHHSTVVPVTRAPLTANARRA; from the coding sequence ATGACCGCAGCACCCCGATCCCAGAAGGCGCGTCTGATCGACGCGGCCTGGGAGGCGCGAGCCGACGAGCACGAGGCCCAGCTGCGACAGCTCCGGCTGGCGCTGCAGTGGGCGCTGCTGCACCCGGCGCCGGTGGATGCCGACGGGGTGGTCGACCACGCCGGGTGGGGCGAGCTCCGCCTCGTCGGCGACCCCGCCCCCATCACACCGCTGGCCGGTGAGGGGGCGCCGCTGGTGGCACCGGAGGCGCCGGTCGAGCTGGCCGCGGCGCTGGGGGTGCCGGCGCTGCACGCCCAGCAGCTGATCGCCGACGCCCTCGAGCTCGCGTTCCGGCTGCCGCGGCTGTGGACCCTGCTCGGCAAGGCCACCCTGCTCACCGGACCGCGGGTGTGGCAGGCGCGGCTGATCTCCCGCGAGACCCACGACCTGTCCCTGGACGCAGCCCTGCACGCCGACCGGCTGATCTGCGCCGTCCCCGACCGGATCGGGCTGGTCGACGCCCGCCGACTGGCCCACGAGGCGCGGCTGCACGCCGACCCCGACCGCGCGGTCGCCGAGGAGGACGACGCCCTGGCCAAGCGCGGCGTGTGGCTGCACCGTGACGGCGCCGCGCCCGCGACGACCGAGGTCGTGATGACCCTGGACACCCCCGACGCGCAGCTGCTGGACCAGAGCGTGACCCGGATCGTGGCCGACCTGGAGCAGCTGGGTGACACCGACCCTCTGGACGTACGCCGCGCTCGCGCCGTGGGTGTCCTGGCCGACCCCCAGCACGCTCTGGACCTCATGTCCGGTCGACCCGACGCCGCACTCAGTCCCGGCGGCACCGGGTCGCTCGACCTCGTCGTCCACCTCACCCCCGCAGACCTCACCGATCAGCCCGGCGTCGCGTCCGTCGAAGGCCTCGGCGCGGTCTCGACCGGGCTGCTGGCCGACTGGCTCGCCCGCCACCGGCTCGCCGGCGGCCGGGTCAGCGTGCGGGCCGTGGTCGACCTCGCCGACACCCGCACCGTCGACGCCCACGACCCGCCACCGCTGCTGCGCGAGCAGGTGCTGCTGCGTGACGCCCACTGCGTGTTCCCCGGCTGCCGCACCGACTCCCGACGCTGCGACCTCGACCACATCCAGCCCTACCTCGACCCGGCCCACGGCGGCCCGCCCGCCCAGACCACCGCCCCCAACCTCGCACCGCTGTGCCGGCGCCACCACCACGCCAAGACCCACGGCGGCTGGACCTACGAGCGCCGCGGCGACGGCAGCCGTGCGACCTACGAGTGGACCTCGCCCACCGGCCACCACTCGACCGTCGTCCCTGTCACCCGCGCGCCCCTGACGGCGAACGCCCGAAGAGCCTGA
- a CDS encoding NfeD family protein, with product MTAYLVVGVVGLVVLAVSLLLGDVLDGLLDALAGDAFSTAVAGGFLAALGFGGAAAEAAGAPVLVSLPVGVVAGVVVGWFAAWLTRLVRDGGSDGTPEADDVLGREGQVVSAVPAEGYGTVRVLVGGHVVRLNARAEAPLEAGTPVHVTAVLSPTAVTVAPVWGELGP from the coding sequence GTGACCGCGTACCTCGTCGTCGGCGTCGTCGGGCTGGTCGTGCTCGCCGTCTCGCTGCTGCTCGGCGACGTGCTCGACGGGCTCCTCGACGCGCTCGCCGGCGACGCCTTCTCGACCGCGGTCGCCGGAGGCTTCCTGGCCGCCCTCGGCTTCGGCGGCGCCGCGGCCGAGGCCGCCGGAGCACCGGTGCTCGTCTCGCTCCCGGTCGGCGTCGTGGCCGGCGTGGTCGTCGGCTGGTTCGCCGCCTGGCTCACCCGTCTGGTCCGCGACGGCGGCAGCGACGGCACGCCCGAGGCCGACGACGTCCTCGGACGCGAGGGGCAGGTCGTCAGCGCCGTCCCGGCCGAGGGCTACGGCACCGTCCGGGTGCTGGTCGGCGGGCACGTCGTACGCCTCAACGCGCGGGCCGAGGCACCCCTGGAGGCCGGTACGCCGGTCCACGTCACCGCCGTCCTCTCCCCCACCGCCGTCACCGTCGCCCCCGTGTGGGGCGAGCTCGGCCCCTGA